GCAGACTCCTAATGCCATGAATAGTCTATGCGGTTACAAGATAGTGACTGGCCAACCATCTGACAGGCTCGGGGAGGATTTTTCAGACCAGTACAAGGACTTCACTGAGAGGTAAAACCGTCATCAAAATAATTTGATCACTATTTTCTATTTCATATAGGGCAGACATTAATCCTTAATTTTGTGAACATCTACCAATGAAaagtttgtaaaaaaaaaaaaaaggaacagatTCTTAGCTTTGGCATTCTTACCAtaagaaatgtttttttttttttttttttttttttaatctttataattttttaattcctTTTTCATTTCTTGTATTTCATTTGCAAGTCATTGCTTAGAGGTTAATTCTTTGTATTGGTATATGAAGTAATAGAAGTAATAGTACCTCTTCTAGAATCTCTCATCATGAATGTGCATGTTATAATCTGCCCTTGCCCGTGCACATGCAAGGGTACTTTTCTTAGGAAGGTCCTTACGTAGTAGTGGAACTTAGTTCCTTatgatttttggttttgactatgGGCTACACTAACTACCCATTCCTTGAATCTACAGCCTAAATTTTTAGTTATTTGTGACGAGGGAGAGCTACATTTTCATTTTCCTGATGGTCTTACAGAAGGTTCTTAAGGTCTCATGAATTGCTGGTTACGATAAAATGCGTGATAGCATTTAGTACAAGTTGTTGGTTTCCAAGCCTGACTTAGCTGAGTTTCATATAACTCCGTGACTCAGCCCAGCGTTTGAGAAATTGGTTAAAAGCACCAATTTGATTGTAAAGAGATGCAAGGaaaccatgaaaaaaaaattgaggaaaatagtgaaaaaaagaTGCTAGGGACATGTAGCTTCAATCTAATGATTAAATACATGTGTTAGGTGGGTATATGCAGACGTGATTATCATTATGCCTTTCCTTTATTCTTTTTGCAGGTTAAGCAGGATTTCTTGGCAATCACATGCTTTGCTGCCGTTTGTTTCCTTGCTCTGCTGCTTAATTTTAGGCTTTGCCGTTTGGTTTTTCAGCAATTGTGCTCTCAGGTTTGGCTAAATTTTCAATTGAAGCAAAAATTAGCTGCCTTCGTTGAATCTCTGATCACTTCCTTGTCAAAGGTTTCTCAACCCTTGGAGTGGAGAACTACAATAGGCACTTACATTCTTTTAACTTCCAGGTCCATCTATAAAATGAGATTCATAGTTGATTGATCCATTGTATGGAAATCGATTAGGTGGTGGCTTTAGATTCAAGTACTTTAGACTCTGTTGCATCTGCTTTTGTAACCATTGGTGGTACCTGAACTAGTACCCAAAGCAAACTAAATGGACATGAATTAAAAATATGAAATGATACTGAATTCACTTTAGTTGCACCACCActatcaaatatcaaatatcaacaGACATTCAAGACATTTGCTCTATATGGATCGTGTGTGCCTTGGATAAATAACTTGGCATTTCACAGTGATTGATTGATTCtaaattgtttggaatcttatatgatttgtgatatttgggatattttgaTAAACATGATGCATAGGTGCAGTATATGCCTTTTGTTAATATTTGAAGTAATCAGTAGTTGTGAAGCTAGTTCCATTACATTAACTATAATTCCTTGCTTACTTTACTCCTATTTTCAGGAAATGGTGAAGGGTGGGAAGCTAATCTTCTCATTTGATGCAATAAAGAAAGCTCGCTTTGGTGTACTCCCACAATATGCAAAAGATGAGCTTCAAATCAGATGGTTTGAGCTcccaaattgctttatcttccataatggtgagttttttttttcctttaacagACCAACAACAATGTCTCGGTAAACATTTCAAGCTTACTATGCCTGATGTGCATTTTGCATCATAATCCTATATGTCATATCAAGCAGGGTTAATTGGCCTGGGCACTGAAGGGTCCCAGATGTGTGTTTGTGTTTCTAGTCCTTTGTAACATGCTCccattcttcattcttgatcaTTAGTGGGGAGACTTTTCTTTTTCACTTAGTTACCAATTAACATCAATTTCTATAGTTCATTATATTCTTAGGTGGGAAGCGCCTTGTTCCTGTGGGTCTAGGAGATGATTGTCAATGCATTGAGGAGGGAGCTTCACACACCATCTCCGCAAAGCTACAATTTGAAGTGCTAGCCTTTACTATAGCTTATTTTGTAAATTTGGTTTTGCAATGAAACATCTTCAAGCACattattttcttatgtttttctttggattaatctCTATTTTGATGGAATGTAATAAACTTCTGTTAATTTATTTCCCTTGATCTTAAATTTCATGTGTTTATCtgggtttaaaattgttcctaaaattCCGTCCTAAAATCTGACTGTTGGCAATGTTAAGTTTTAAAACCGTTTTTAAAATTTCATTCTTAAAACGACCGTTGGCACCGTAAGggtttaaaactgttcctaaaaTTCCGTCTCTGAAATTGGAAACGGTatccaaaacggttctgaaccgttcttgtttttctgcgacgcctcatttaggaactgTTCCTGAAGCATtgaggaacggttttaaaccgttcctaaatgatgaTTTTGGTGCAGTGACCATGGGTTTCTCGAAACCTTTGTTATGACAACCCGCATTGCACATTGGAGTGGAATCCCTTAGCAATAACCCAAACGGGGGGTTTAAAACTACACCGTTCCTAATCACATAATTTAGGAGGGCCCATAACTTATAATTGACAGTACGGATTAGATCGATCAGTGCTGTGGACCCAACACTTGTGGTGTGTGTACACAACACACACATGCTCCTGCAGCACAGGGAGATAGAATGGTTGATCAAGGAGAGCTTGACCCGTAGATTTCCACCGGAGATCACGTTTCGCGCCGAGGGCGATTTAAACGGACGTCATCCACTTGATGACTCTGGTGACCCACCATCACGGTATGATGGTtgaatccgaaccatccattggATGCAGCCTCCATCCAGGACCAAAGATCCTGTGATTTCCATTAAAAAGAGGACAGAAACGGAGCCACTGTCCGATCGGACAGAACACCGCACGAAGTCGAACGAAGAAGGCGATCAGATTAGAAAACTCCCACGCCCACACGCAAGTTGCTCTTGACGATTTGAAGCGTTCAAAACCAGGGAATAAGGGCCCTGATGCCCACCCAAGGATATGGGAAGGGAGAAGGAAAAACAGAGGATCGGGCCTCCGCCATCTCTCTCGCGCGATAACCGCGTTACCCGGGGAATTGCGTTCGCAGTTTCTCTAGAAATTGCGTTTGCAGTCCTTCCAGAAATTGGGATCTTAAGGAGTGATGTGATTCGATCGCAGTGAGGTGGGCCAAAGATCCACAGAAAATAACTCGGACCAATCAAGGATTGGGTGCGTATCAGGAAGAATAAGGAATTAACCTACCTTGAAACAGAGCTCGTCGGTCGAGCATCAATTGACAAGATCAGAAGAGGACGATCAGGGATGATTGGGAGTGACCCACTGGTAGCCCTCCACCAAAGGAATCTTCCCAAGAATATGGATCAGAGCAAACCACAGCGTCTGAAGTATGGATTCAGACCCACCGTAGGACATTCTGCATAGGAGAAGACACCATCCAGATTCCATCCGATCCAGATAGTCCATCCCTTTCTAAAGTTGAAGGCTATAAAAGCCTGATGAAGGGTGAGGGAGAAAAACCACTCGATTCacgccagagagagagagagagagagagagaacaacaaGTGGTAAGAGGCAATCTTGCTCAGGTGGATCGAATTGAGGTAGGTCCACGACCAACTCTTTTCTTCCTAggcttctttatttttcttctcacttTGATTCAAATCATGTCAAAACCTGTTAACTCAATAGGAATTATCAATTCGATTGAAGAGTGAATCCTTCGATACACCCCTTCGTTCAAAGGAGTAAcattagaggtgagggttttatcctttaagcttacagtaatttaagttgatatgttattatcttgccttttacatactATGTTTCAAGTTACTGTGTATTCTCCATACAATTAtgtgttttaccatcaattattagCCCTTTGGGATTATAGTATAATGTTTGATTACAtgagatctttatgaatttatgtggggcgatggatcaAGCCCtgcccttgccttatcaaatttattgagttagccttgCCACTCGtctttatatttgagttggccctgccactcgtctctttatttgagttggccctgccacttgtctctttattgagttggccattaccactcttttatttattgagttagccattgctactcttcttttattgagttgatcattgtcactctcctctatATTGGCCTTGTGCAATTTATCTTTAAGGCctaggcatgtgtcttgatattccagaacctccatgatttgtttatattctctataagtgcaagtcatgtgttaagaggtatcacaactggTGAATCGAATAtcatatcatggacataatgcgttaCGAGTAGTAGTCCTCTTGGTTAGCACGTAATTTCGTGGATTGGTTGGCATGGTACAAAATTGATGTAGGTAAATCGTCATGCATGCTACATAACTTTTtcgagattggatgtcgcaaatagtcgcttcatgaatttatcgtgttacgtaaatcccttAACCGCGTATTGTGTTGCCTTAAGATGTTCATGTAAATTCACGTTACagttggccatgccggcgaatatccgtagttacgGGATGCGGGTCAAGTcagattttctatgaattatattatgcattgtgatgatcactacgtatgatgaaccGCGCACACTTTTCTAGGCATGCATCTTATGTAAgttgtttgcgcatactgatatctcatgtattagtggactacaagatgtatcagaaccattactttatttttatgaatctcttgaattattgttaatcttaaaggataaccatcactatgagtagggcattgaccctctcccaaccgtacaaatTACGCAGGTGACGAACAGATTGAAGATCCAGATGATCACCTTCTTGAGGAAGAATACGCTGAATAAACCAGAAAATATGACTTAGTTTTATTTATGTTTCTGCTGCTACTTGattttgtaataagctcccattgtgagagcatttgataatttgtttaatttccttTGGAATAAGAAATACAATTAATTTTATTCTTATAACTGATTTCCATTGCAAGTGTAAATGGATGTGATATAGATGGGAGGAAACTTGGGGTGAGTCCTCGAAACATCCcactttacattattaacactcggttTCCTCgtgcacgagtataaactctggccatgaaaattcgggatgttatagttggtatcagagcatgagaatgagattaattgGGCCTGAAGGAatggaccatcataagctttaGGTGACCAAGATAGGATTATGTATTAAATACGTATACCTAACGGGATTCCCAAGGGAACTAAGAAATTGAGGAATTAAAAACCCATATTCAGGCTCCCCATTGGAAACATTAAGTTAGACGTGAAATTTAAGAACTATGAATTCTGGGTACCCCCATAATAAACTCTGGGAATTCCAAATAAACTTGATCTGGACTAAGGGTCACCCTTAGACAGAGTTATAACCAAGCAAAACCTACTTTTAGTTCCTTAAAGGACCCTAGGATGATATTCACATCTCTAATCAAGTTCCCATCCACGTGAGGGATGACCCCTAAGAAGAAGAACACATACAATAGAGGGTGACACCCCTCAGGAAGTAGCCATGGGAGAGTCAACACCGTTGCTATCGGCAACCCATCAAGGAGCCGCACTTCCAGGGCCACCTCTAAGGCAGGCACCTCCGGATACCCAAGCATGAGCACCATTCTACTCTATCCTAGGACGGATAGGGACATTCATGGAAAGGACCCAACAGACCATGGACAGCTTACAACAACAAGCTCACAACAACCCCCTAAGAGCCACGACACCTCTGTCTCCACCTACTCGTACCACCTCACCCGTTCCTCCTTGCACAGAGCGGCACGACAAAACCTTCACGTTagaaaaattcttaaacctaaggCCACAGAAGTTCTCCGGTACACCAAACTCAGTGACGGCCGAACATTGGATAAAGAAAACTAAGAGAATACTAAAGACCATGGGGTGCTTGGACCACCTCAAAGTTTCCCTGGCCACATTCAAGTTCAAAGGAGAAGCAGTCAATTGGTGGGAGGTGACAGAAAGGACTGTCCCTGAAAGCCATGCCTGGATCTGGGAAGAATTTGAGGAGAAATTCTTTGAGAAATACTTCCCAATGTTGTATCAAGATGAAAAAAATGCCCGAGTTTCTGAAGCTCACTCAAGACGAGATGACTATCGCACAGTACGAGGCTAAGTTCACTGAGTTTTCGTGATATGCGCCGAAATTAGTCAAAGATGAAGACTTCAAAATCAAACGATTCAAGGATGGTATCAGACCCTCGATCCACTCCAAGATATGCTGCTTGAACCTATCAAACTGCACCAACGTGGTTGACAAAGCTACTTGagttgaaaatgatgatgatcgcAGATCGTGGGCCAGGCTACAACAACACGAGACTAGGAAAAGGCTCAAAACCAACCTTGTGATGCCACCAATATCAAATAGGAGACCAAGGATCACTCCACAGCAAATCATGACCACCGAAGACAGGAAGCAACGAGACAATTGCCTGGGATGTGGCTACTACCAAAAGATGGGACAAGACGTGAAGAATTGCTATAAGAAAATGAGGGATGAAGGTTACCCCGTCCCAGCCTAGAGGCAACAGTCTGGCCCAAGCGCACCTCAAAAATCCTAAGGCCGCCTGTACGCAATGACATCACCCAAAGACCCAAATGCAGATCCTAGTCTAATAGAAGGTACAACTTTTATTAAAGGTATTGTAGTTATCCTTTTGTTTGATTGTGGTGCTACCATATCCTTTATCTCAAATTTCATAATAGAACAGGCGAATCTAGAACTAAAATGCACCACAGAGCCAATCATCGTGGCGTCACCCGTAGGGAGGATAGTAGAACTGAACAAGTACTGTGAGAGGTGCCCCATCACTATAGCGGATGTCAAAATAATGGTCAATTTGGTAAATATGAACATGAAAGGATTCGACATAATTTTAGGGATGGACTGGCTCGATAGGACAAATGCCATTATAGATAACAGGGCCAGACAAGTCACCTTCACCCCACCTAGGCGTCCCCCGGTCACGATATGAGGAAGAGGAAAAAGGGAGCCCATAGAACAAGTAATGTACTTGGAAGAAGCCTCCATAGACCAGATTCCAGTGGTTAAGGATTTCCTTGAGGTGTTTCGAGAAATACAAGGATTACCTCCCAGGAGAGGTGGATTTTGGCATTGAATTAATACCTTAGACAGCCTAATAGCATTACCCGCTTTCCAAATGGCACCAGTCTAGTTGGGAGAACTCAAGAAATAGATAGAGGAATTACTAGATCAAGGGTTTATCCGACCGTGTGTGTCCCCTTTGGGTGCACCCGTGTTGTTCATTAAGAAAAAGGGCGGGTCCCTACGGTTGTGCATCGACTACCGTCATCTGAATCAAGCAACGATAAAGAATAAATATCCTCTTCCCTGCATCGATGACTTATTCAACTAACTCAAAGGAGctcaattcttttcaaagatttaTCCGAGGTCAGGTTACCACCAGTTGAGAATCAAAGATGAGGATATATACAAAACCGCATTCCAAACAAGGTATAGGCATTATGAATTTCTGGTGATGCCCTTTTGCCTTACAAATGCGCCAGCCATATTTATGGATCTTATGAACCACATTTTTAGACCATACCTGGACTAGTtcgttgtagtcttcatcgacgatatCCTAATCTACTCACGAAGTAAGGAAGAACACGAAGTCCACCTACGGAAGGTCATGGATCTACTAAAGAAGAATTGACTATTTACAAAACTCTCCTAGTGTGAATTCTAGAAGGAAGAAGTAAAGTTCATGGAACATGTGGTGAACTATCAAGGGATAGCAGTTGAcgtaaggcttgtatcctagcACGTACTATTCTGTAGATTCCTGCGGTCCTCacggtcgaattccagtgacccgcgatctgttatcagcatttgagtgtaaccctgagtcgcatcctatcaatctgagttggctcaatctgagacttgtacccttgcgaccgcgccgtcgccatggttccgatGTCGTGTCTCGTGCGCCGATGTGATACTCGGgccgggagatgtgggcccgtgtcagttcaagaaaaacaccgtgcgttgcaaattcctagagaatccatcacattaaatgtcaagtacacatcccatcactccgaTCACTTACACTCATCCTCatgtacaaccaccctccccaaagtccactttctcttacaaccaagtacacctatcactcactccccatcactccactcaccatccttctctcccatcacttctctctccatctatctctcatttttcctcccaagtaacccacgtccaagctctccatgagaagagctagtgtggcccacctttctaccacccaatcccaccctccaagcttcatctcgattgttgaaatgcattccatagACTCTAAATCGCATCTAtggaaggagtccaagatctaaccaTATGCTTAGATTTGTATTTTTATGGgcaaagtggggcctaccgatcaatggtatggatctcactttggaccctaggtgtggccgatgatacaccttgatccataagatcatcccatgatggggccattctccatggaccccatcatgatgtttattttccatttttatggtcatctagaccttgtattttggtggagaagggatctccaccgttgattttgattggtgggcccacatttaatgggacccacttgttgtatgtgttgtatttaaagggaaggcccatagtggcagggtccctccgtagcatgtgtctctctctctccctatctctatttttccatttagtggcccacctcgatgtatgtattttattcacgttGTTGTCCATccaggggcccaccttgttgctcgTTTTCGGGTGGgcccggatgaagagaaaacataaatatcaactttataCTTTGGTGGGCGACATACGTGTgaagcccacatgatgtacgtgtcttacccacgacatccataccgtccatggcTTGATGTGGGGCCCTGGACGTTAGATggttgttaaaaaaataatataaatataatatatagtatggtgggccctgcatgggacccaccttgatgtatattataatataatatatcatatatattataatatatagtatggtgggccctacatgggacccaccttgacgtatttattctatatccattacatccatctgtccaggggccaccttgatgtaggtgtgaatccacatcgtccagctatctggatggtggatacctactgtgatgtatggtcttatctacaccgtccatccatttagctgcGATGGCAGGAGGTTTGAGTagacaccttgatgtatggtgtgaatccacaccgtccatccaaaatGAGACATTCAAATCATTGGTGGGCCAGGTCGTCTgtgaggacccaccttgatgtctatattttgtatccccaccgtccagaggtctCTGGACGATGCTGtggggacccatcatgatatacGTCGTTTATGTCCACGTCATCCATTGTTTtggggatgtgggacccacccacatgttacacatgtgaggtgggccctaccttgatgatgtgttgtatgccTCGCCGTCCAGCTATTTTTCATCCacgctgcccatctatttttctaaggtgagacccaccttcatgtatgcatTGTACATTAGCACCGCCCATCTGGACGTACCATGGGAtgtaccgtgatgtatatatgctgtatatctatgccatccatttctgcggcccatttgatgtatatgaggcccattggtgtggcccattgatgcggcccatttgatgtatatgaggtccattggtgcagcccagttgatgtatatgaggcccattgtgtggcccattgatgcggcccatttgatgtatatgaggcccattggtgaggcccattgatgcaacccacttgttgtatatgaggcctgatatgatgtatttatggcccatgtgccaaggcatatgtgatatatgtgtggcccacgagtgaggcccgatgtgatgtaattatgacccatgtgtcgaggcccattgtgatgtatgtgcggcccgtatttgaggcacaATGTGGTAcatatgtagcccataagtgaggcccatcatgatgtgtattaggcccttgagagaggcccatggtgatgtatattgggccattgtgtgaggccatgggcccactatatgtctggccctataagggccactccttgggagcaatgttggttaaatgtctacattgatgagcaatgatggttaaatgttcacgttgtgaccttcccttaggccctttgttaggcagATTATCGATTCctattatcgaggctaattccgattattgaggccaatttcgaggccgattttgattatcgaggccaattcccattgtcgaggctaatttcgattgttgaggctgattccgattgtcgaggccaattctgattattaaggttgattgtcgaggccgatttcgattattgaggctgattatcgaggctaattccgattgtcaaggccgattttgatagtagaggccgattccgattatagaggccgagtccgattattaaggccgattactgaggtcgattctgatcatcgaggccaattccgattgttgaggccgattttgattgttgaggccgattatcgaggctgattttgattattgagaccgatttcgattgtcgaggtcgattctgattgtcgaggccgattctgattgtcgaagccaattatcgaggttgattctgattgtcgaggccgatttcgattatcgaggctgattccgattgtcgatgccaattccgattgttgaggccaattctaattgtcgagactgatttcaattgtcgaggccaatttcgattgtcgaggccagttgtatatgtcacgctccaaactcaaaaatcgggttcacaaaattcttaATCACCGAATTTGGTGCCAACAATCTCcatggtaccccattctcggctcccacgcTAATACGCCAGatcccgatcctgggatcctatgagGATTTTCAACCTgaatttatcttataagaagcataaccataagtatacccatatcacaagaacaacatcatcatcacattttcactaatataatcatttgagtacaatgctgaaagggaaatacaatataaaaatatcaaagaaaactccagaagctcaatcGCACGCTCCTACCTTAGCTTGGCTGCATAATAATGTCACCTGcatgtatctatcgtgcataagcttataaaaaaacttagaggatggtgtaagtgtgtaagcAGTATatgtgtgctcagaatgtaatatcagagtaaacggagataccgataagtccacgaaccatacaatgtCAGAGTAACAAGAAatataaatcaactatgcaaatgaggagttcaagagagccaaatatcagatgtcgagggtacaatgcaatatgtaaatcctgctgagtctgtctaggccatataagtgtaaaaacataacaactaaaaatgccatatgcctgtggATGTAATGTGATATGCGATGctaatgaaataaccaagctggggtgtaaagtcgggatgatagtacgtagtatcgcaggctacggggtccaccacaagggacttctatctaaactagtcccataactaaatttgaatagtcaaactcaatgtggtaaactcctgatctcaggttagtcgcacggcTCAATCGAAATCCTgcccattgcgaaggcacatgtaacaaatagttgcgcaccactagccccagtggatagtgaatgaatgaatgagtatgcaacgcctgctcaataagtccacatataagtactgtacatctctcagatcatcaccggggtctattacactctacactagcttaccgcccctatccgagcgcacaactgggtaagtggaagagacctcactatccgcctgctaatatcaggcctagctcatcgatagcggacccattcctcaagctggtcaaactcaacctagatattgccctccTCACTCAGGTGGGAAAGGTCACactccctcctaaccgaccacgacacagtgggagacgcggcctactagtatacggccctcatgcgctcatatatatccactcggtctagacgttggggcatcctttggtaccaagaaggtttagggatttttactcagggccatctatggcggcccgatactagtaacagatttttggtgtcccatctagccatccacgatatgcctgtggagcctacggccctgatgtcgctagggcgtataataatcataacacataatacaagatgcatgagtcatacaatccagtcatgcatcaatcctgcgcataccatgtattcatgtgagacaatctccacctatcagggagtctcatagccacatgcccaatgacatatgc
This DNA window, taken from Magnolia sinica isolate HGM2019 chromosome 14, MsV1, whole genome shotgun sequence, encodes the following:
- the LOC131225850 gene encoding apoptosis inhibitor 5-like protein API5, with product MQTPNAMNSLCGYKIVTGQPSDRLGEDFSDQYKDFTERLSRISWQSHALLPFVSLLCCLILGFAVWFFSNCALRKW